A section of the Leminorella richardii genome encodes:
- the fabY gene encoding fatty acid biosynthesis protein FabY, with product MYHLRVPVTEQELNDYYQFRWEMLRKPLNQPVGSEKDGYDLTAYHQMIVDTQGRVVAVGRLYVNADNEGAIRFLAVAEDVRNKGLGTLLAMTLESIARQEGVKRIVCRAREETVSFFEKLGFANQGEVTAPLTTPVRHFLMRKPVASLNDILHHPDWCAELQNAWHSSIPLSDKMGVRIVQYTGQRFMTTMSESVNTNLHHTQFAGSLFSLATLTGWGLIWLLLQERRLGGAIVLVDAHIRYQKPIGGRATASAELGSVKGDLDRLAKGRKARVQLEVSVSGDDGVGCVFEGTYMVLPEERA from the coding sequence ATGTATCACCTGCGTGTCCCCGTTACTGAACAAGAGCTGAACGACTACTATCAATTCCGCTGGGAAATGCTGCGCAAGCCGCTGAATCAGCCCGTTGGCTCCGAAAAGGACGGCTATGACTTGACGGCCTATCACCAGATGATTGTCGATACACAGGGGCGAGTCGTGGCGGTGGGCAGGCTATACGTTAATGCCGATAACGAAGGCGCCATTCGCTTTCTGGCCGTGGCGGAAGACGTTCGCAACAAGGGGCTGGGGACGCTTCTTGCCATGACGCTGGAGTCCATTGCTCGTCAGGAAGGGGTGAAGCGTATCGTTTGTCGCGCTCGGGAAGAGACCGTGTCCTTCTTTGAAAAACTGGGCTTTGCTAATCAGGGGGAGGTTACCGCGCCGCTGACAACGCCAGTGCGTCACTTTCTGATGCGAAAGCCCGTTGCCTCACTAAACGACATTCTTCATCACCCCGACTGGTGTGCAGAGCTGCAAAACGCTTGGCACAGCTCTATTCCCCTTAGCGACAAGATGGGCGTTCGCATCGTGCAGTATACCGGGCAGCGCTTTATGACCACCATGTCGGAGAGCGTGAATACCAATCTGCACCACACTCAGTTTGCCGGTAGCCTGTTTTCACTGGCGACGCTAACGGGCTGGGGGCTTATCTGGCTGCTGCTTCAGGAGCGGAGGCTGGGCGGCGCGATTGTGCTGGTGGATGCGCACATTCGCTATCAGAAGCCTATCGGCGGTCGTGCGACGGCCTCTGCTGAACTGGGGTCAGTGAAAGGCGATCTGGACCGTTTAGCGAAAGGGCGCAAGGCCAGAGTGCAGCTTGAAGTGAGCGTATCCGGCGATGACGGCGTCGGCTGCGTTTTTGAAGGAACCTATATGGTGCTGCCGGAAGAACGCGCCTAG
- a CDS encoding AsmA family protein, which translates to MALIRKAFYTLLIVIVLGVIALYFGAQTRYAAGWISQWVSSNTPYRLVFSHLDYSLSSPFRLVLNQAEFGEKEHEPLVNAQKITVDLTDAFWQTPLSFASLEVEGGQLTLSDSDATAPDVKSQRLQLRNVVVSVKTPSMTLKGEGINGGFLPWSLKQELIPTDNAHFEFSAARLHLNELEATQVLVQGDVRNKSLLLTNVGADLAGGLLTGSAKRTPDGHWTIDSLRLSDMKYQSHQTLPALLAQIDEGVGDAELTLNRLDLINTNIQGNGWALSDFSLSLKDVQRTGERWQAEAGSAQLNAYDAVLGEEHLLSPVLNLALEGDTVRIKQFSSRWQDGLVRASGTWSRKDSALTLDDVALTSLLYTLPQSWKSALLEPMPSWLNDLRIDKLSVNRSIIIDINPGFPFQFTSVDGSGAKLHLVKAHQFGLWSGNLTVNAAEATLNKTDLRHPSTVINADEHQIIFSDTSAFTPTGLLEGQATVGQELSRPLSLTLSGRNVAVDVLQNWGWRQVPLQGDGNLALVLKGNLKGADKKPDLTGSLTVTSGDGQQLIQRYPATQEQEPAAPLGAPVESAPAQEPLF; encoded by the coding sequence ATGGCACTTATCCGTAAAGCTTTTTACACGCTGCTTATTGTTATCGTTTTAGGCGTCATTGCGCTCTATTTTGGCGCGCAAACCCGCTATGCGGCGGGATGGATAAGCCAGTGGGTCAGCAGCAACACCCCCTATCGGCTAGTGTTTAGCCATCTGGACTATAGCCTTAGTTCCCCCTTCCGCTTAGTGCTCAATCAGGCCGAATTCGGCGAAAAAGAGCATGAACCGCTGGTTAACGCACAGAAAATCACCGTCGATCTGACAGATGCTTTCTGGCAAACGCCGCTGAGCTTTGCCTCGCTGGAAGTCGAGGGCGGGCAGCTGACGCTTTCCGACAGTGATGCAACAGCGCCAGACGTTAAAAGCCAGCGCCTTCAGCTGCGCAATGTGGTCGTTAGTGTCAAAACCCCGTCAATGACGCTAAAAGGCGAAGGTATCAACGGCGGCTTTCTTCCCTGGAGCCTAAAGCAGGAGCTGATTCCCACAGACAACGCGCACTTTGAGTTCAGCGCCGCTAGGCTTCATCTTAACGAGCTTGAAGCCACTCAGGTACTGGTACAGGGCGATGTGCGCAACAAAAGTCTGCTACTGACCAACGTTGGCGCCGATCTGGCCGGAGGCCTGCTAACCGGTAGCGCCAAGCGCACACCAGACGGCCATTGGACGATAGACTCCCTTCGCCTGAGCGATATGAAGTATCAAAGCCATCAGACCCTGCCCGCACTGCTGGCGCAGATAGACGAGGGCGTCGGCGATGCAGAGCTGACGCTTAACCGCCTCGATCTCATTAACACCAATATCCAAGGAAATGGCTGGGCTCTGAGCGATTTTTCGCTGTCGCTGAAAGACGTGCAGCGCACGGGCGAACGCTGGCAGGCGGAAGCAGGCAGCGCCCAGCTTAACGCCTATGACGCTGTACTGGGGGAAGAACACCTGCTCAGCCCGGTTCTCAATCTGGCGCTGGAAGGCGATACAGTAAGAATCAAGCAGTTCAGCAGCCGCTGGCAGGATGGTCTAGTGCGCGCTTCTGGCACCTGGTCGCGCAAGGATAGCGCCCTGACGCTGGACGACGTCGCGTTAACGTCTCTACTGTATACACTGCCCCAAAGCTGGAAAAGCGCGCTTCTCGAGCCGATGCCCAGCTGGCTGAACGATCTTCGCATCGACAAGCTCAGCGTCAATCGCAGCATTATCATTGATATTAATCCCGGCTTTCCGTTCCAATTTACCTCTGTCGACGGCAGCGGCGCCAAACTGCATCTGGTGAAAGCGCATCAGTTTGGACTATGGAGTGGAAATTTGACGGTTAACGCCGCCGAAGCCACGCTAAACAAAACCGACCTCAGGCATCCGTCAACTGTCATTAACGCAGACGAGCATCAAATAATCTTTAGCGACACCAGCGCGTTCACACCTACTGGGCTACTGGAAGGGCAGGCGACAGTCGGGCAAGAGCTCAGCAGGCCGCTAAGCCTGACACTCAGCGGGCGCAATGTCGCTGTCGACGTTTTACAAAACTGGGGATGGCGACAAGTGCCGCTACAGGGAGACGGTAATCTTGCACTGGTACTGAAGGGAAATCTGAAGGGCGCAGATAAAAAACCCGACCTGACGGGTAGCCTAACGGTAACGAGCGGCGACGGGCAGCAGCTTATCCAGCGCTATCCTGCCACCCAAGAGCAAGAGCCTGCTGCACCGCTGGGAGCGCCTGTAGAATCAGCGCCTGCTCAGGAGCCTCTGTTCTAA
- the recG gene encoding ATP-dependent DNA helicase RecG, with protein MKGRLLDAVPLSALSGVGASQSAKLAKIGLHTVQDLLFHLPLRYEDRTRLYPIGELLPGIHATVEGEVVRSDIVFGRRRMMTCQITDGTGVLTMRFFNFNAAMKNGLSAGRRVKAYGEVKRGAHGAEILHPEYRIQGEHDTTALEENLTPVYSTTEGVRQATLRKLTDQALKLLDTCAVVELLPTGLLGNLISLPQALKTLHRPPPDIQLATLEEGKHPAQQRLIMEELLAHNLSMLSARAGAQRYRAQPLIGNGALKSRLLSSLPFSPTGAQARVVAEIEQDLEKPMPMMRLVQGDVGSGKTLVAAMAALTAIENGRQVALMAPTELLAEQHANNFRQWLEPLGIQVGWLAGKQKGKARQEQMAAVASGDVAMVIGTHAIFQEQVKFASLALVIIDEQHRFGVHQRLALWEKGEEQGFHPHQLVMTATPIPRTLAMTAYADMDTSVIDELPPGRTPVTTVAIPDSRRADVIARVQGACRQEGRQAYWVCTLIEESDVLEAQAAEATTEELKIALPDLNIGLVHGRMKAQEKQAVMQAFKQGDLQLLVATTVIEVGVDVPNASLMIIENPERLGLAQLHQLRGRVGRGAVASHCVLLYKTPLSKTAQKRLQVLRDSNDGFVIAQKDLEIRGPGELLGTRQTGITEFKVADLLRDQSMIPEVQRIARHIHQNYPDSARALIERWLPESIKYTHA; from the coding sequence ATGAAGGGCCGCCTGCTGGACGCCGTTCCGCTCAGTGCCCTCTCCGGGGTTGGCGCTAGCCAGTCCGCCAAGCTGGCTAAAATCGGCCTGCACACCGTTCAGGATCTGCTGTTTCACCTCCCCCTACGCTATGAAGACCGCACCCGCCTTTATCCTATTGGCGAGCTGCTGCCGGGCATCCACGCGACCGTTGAAGGCGAAGTCGTTCGCAGCGATATCGTTTTTGGTCGCCGCCGCATGATGACCTGCCAGATTACTGACGGTACTGGCGTACTGACTATGCGATTTTTCAACTTTAACGCCGCCATGAAAAACGGCCTGTCGGCAGGTCGACGAGTAAAGGCCTACGGCGAAGTAAAGCGGGGAGCGCACGGCGCGGAGATCCTTCATCCGGAATACCGCATTCAAGGGGAACACGATACTACCGCTCTGGAAGAAAACCTGACGCCGGTGTATTCCACCACTGAAGGCGTCCGTCAGGCAACGCTGCGCAAGCTGACCGATCAGGCTCTTAAACTGCTGGACACCTGCGCCGTCGTTGAGCTGCTGCCTACAGGGCTTTTGGGCAATCTTATCAGCCTGCCGCAGGCGCTGAAAACGCTCCACCGCCCGCCGCCGGACATTCAGCTCGCCACGCTGGAAGAGGGTAAACACCCGGCGCAGCAGCGGCTGATTATGGAAGAGCTGCTGGCGCACAATCTCAGCATGCTGTCCGCTCGAGCGGGAGCTCAGCGCTACCGCGCCCAGCCTTTGATAGGGAATGGTGCGTTAAAAAGCCGCCTGCTTTCTTCCCTGCCCTTTAGCCCAACAGGGGCACAGGCTAGAGTTGTGGCTGAAATCGAACAGGATCTTGAAAAGCCGATGCCCATGATGCGACTGGTGCAGGGGGACGTCGGTTCAGGAAAAACGCTGGTTGCAGCGATGGCAGCCCTAACGGCGATTGAAAACGGCAGGCAGGTCGCCCTTATGGCGCCAACCGAGCTTCTGGCAGAGCAGCACGCCAACAACTTCCGGCAGTGGCTAGAACCGCTGGGTATTCAAGTCGGCTGGCTGGCCGGTAAGCAGAAGGGCAAAGCTCGCCAAGAGCAAATGGCTGCTGTCGCTTCAGGCGACGTAGCGATGGTCATTGGCACCCACGCTATCTTTCAGGAACAGGTGAAGTTCGCATCACTGGCGCTGGTAATTATCGACGAACAGCACCGCTTCGGTGTCCACCAGCGGCTGGCGCTGTGGGAAAAGGGTGAAGAACAGGGCTTTCACCCCCATCAGTTGGTCATGACCGCAACTCCCATTCCCCGCACGCTGGCAATGACCGCCTACGCGGATATGGACACTTCCGTTATCGATGAGCTTCCTCCGGGGCGCACACCGGTTACCACCGTCGCCATTCCCGACTCGCGTCGCGCCGACGTTATAGCTCGAGTACAGGGCGCCTGTCGGCAGGAAGGGCGTCAGGCCTACTGGGTTTGTACGCTGATCGAAGAGTCTGATGTACTGGAAGCTCAGGCCGCAGAGGCAACTACAGAAGAGCTCAAGATCGCGCTGCCGGACTTAAACATCGGTTTGGTGCACGGGCGCATGAAAGCGCAGGAAAAGCAGGCGGTCATGCAGGCGTTTAAGCAGGGTGACCTTCAACTGCTGGTCGCGACGACTGTTATTGAAGTGGGCGTAGACGTGCCGAACGCCAGCCTGATGATTATTGAAAACCCTGAGCGACTTGGACTGGCACAGCTCCACCAGCTTCGCGGTCGCGTAGGGCGCGGCGCGGTGGCTTCACACTGCGTGCTGCTGTACAAAACGCCCCTGAGCAAAACGGCGCAAAAGCGCCTACAGGTGCTGCGCGACAGCAACGACGGCTTTGTTATTGCTCAAAAGGATCTGGAAATTCGCGGCCCCGGTGAGCTGCTGGGTACACGCCAAACCGGTATTACCGAGTTTAAGGTTGCCGACCTGCTGCGCGATCAGTCCATGATCCCTGAAGTTCAGCGCATCGCCCGCCACATCCATCAAAACTATCCTGACAGCGCTCGCGCCCTTATCGAGCGCTGGCTGCCGGAAAGCATAAAGTACACCCACGCTTAA
- a CDS encoding NTF2 fold immunity protein, translating into MVKFTWFLFALLWPLSQSCADEKSLMVDALTAQAYAYEGEGIAFSEYSKQKGLGSVDLVNAGMAVELAEMYVTHVYGKACVEKERPFYVTDKDRYWRIEGYLPSDKSGGVFLIEIDKENGRVMTLSHGK; encoded by the coding sequence ATGGTGAAGTTCACGTGGTTTCTCTTCGCTCTGCTCTGGCCGCTGTCTCAGTCATGCGCCGATGAAAAGAGCCTGATGGTTGATGCCTTGACCGCCCAAGCCTATGCCTACGAGGGTGAAGGGATCGCTTTTTCAGAGTACAGCAAGCAAAAAGGGCTTGGAAGCGTAGATCTGGTCAACGCCGGAATGGCGGTAGAGCTGGCGGAAATGTACGTAACGCATGTTTATGGCAAAGCGTGCGTAGAGAAAGAGCGTCCCTTTTACGTGACCGATAAAGACCGCTACTGGCGAATTGAGGGCTATCTGCCTTCGGACAAGTCCGGCGGCGTGTTTCTTATTGAAATAGACAAAGAGAACGGTCGAGTGATGACCCTGTCGCACGGGAAGTAG
- the dtd gene encoding D-aminoacyl-tRNA deacylase: MIALIQRVMQASVVVDGQTVGVIDNGLLVLLGVEKDDTPEKSARLCERVLGYRIFSDEQGKMNLNVQQAGGSVLVVSQFTLVADTQKGMRPSFSRGATPADAERLYLDFVERCKELVPTQTGVFAADMKVSLVNDGPVTFSLQI, encoded by the coding sequence ATGATCGCACTGATTCAGCGAGTGATGCAGGCAAGCGTTGTTGTTGACGGCCAGACCGTCGGCGTTATTGATAACGGGCTTTTGGTGCTTCTGGGCGTTGAGAAAGACGACACGCCGGAAAAGTCAGCAAGGCTGTGCGAGCGCGTGCTGGGCTATCGCATTTTCAGCGACGAGCAGGGAAAAATGAACCTGAACGTGCAGCAGGCCGGCGGCAGCGTGCTGGTTGTTTCCCAGTTTACGCTGGTGGCGGATACGCAAAAGGGCATGCGCCCTAGCTTCTCTCGCGGAGCAACCCCTGCGGACGCCGAGCGCTTGTACCTCGACTTCGTGGAGCGCTGCAAAGAGCTGGTTCCAACCCAAACCGGCGTTTTTGCTGCAGACATGAAAGTTTCTTTGGTTAACGACGGGCCGGTGACGTTTAGCCTGCAAATTTAG
- a CDS encoding uracil-xanthine permease family protein — MSSADLTPDSNTVARAEPKVKPSRSELIYHLEDRPPLAQTLFAALQHLLAMFVAVITPAMLICQALGLPAQDTQHIISMSLFASGLASILQIRTWGPVGSGLLSIQGTSFNFVAPLIMGGTALKNGGADVPTMMATLFGTLMLASCTEIFLSRILHLAQRIITPLVSGIVVMIIGLSLIQVGLISIGGGYGAMSETNNTFGSPSNLLLAGVVLATIILLNRQSNPYLRVSSLVIAMVIGYLLAWAMGMLPETAKVDNELIMVPTPLYYGLGIDWTLLIPLMLVFMITSLETIGDITATSDVSEQPVTGPVYMKRLKGGVLANGLNSMLSAVFNTFPNSCFGQNNGVIQLTGVASRYVGYVVSIMLVLLGLFPFVSQFVLSIPEPVLGGATIVMFGTIAASGVRIVSREKLNRRAIMIMALSLAVGLGVSQQPQILQFAPEWLKTLLSSGIAAGGITAIVLNLVFPHEK, encoded by the coding sequence ATGAGCAGCGCCGATCTTACCCCGGATTCCAACACCGTTGCCCGCGCAGAGCCTAAAGTCAAGCCGTCGCGCAGTGAACTCATCTACCACCTTGAAGACCGGCCGCCGCTGGCGCAAACGCTGTTTGCCGCGCTACAGCACCTGCTGGCCATGTTCGTCGCCGTGATTACGCCCGCGATGCTCATCTGTCAGGCGCTGGGTCTACCGGCGCAGGACACTCAGCACATTATCAGCATGTCGCTGTTTGCATCTGGGCTTGCTTCGATACTGCAAATTCGCACCTGGGGCCCGGTTGGCTCTGGTCTGCTGTCTATTCAGGGCACCAGCTTTAACTTCGTCGCACCGCTTATCATGGGCGGTACGGCGCTAAAGAACGGCGGAGCAGACGTACCAACCATGATGGCGACGCTGTTTGGTACGCTGATGCTGGCCTCCTGCACGGAGATCTTCCTTTCCCGTATCCTGCATCTGGCACAGCGTATTATTACGCCGCTGGTTTCCGGGATTGTGGTGATGATCATCGGCCTGTCGCTGATTCAGGTTGGCCTGATCTCCATCGGCGGCGGCTATGGCGCCATGTCTGAAACCAACAATACCTTCGGTTCCCCCAGCAACCTGCTGCTGGCCGGGGTTGTCTTGGCAACTATTATTCTGCTCAACCGCCAGAGCAACCCGTATCTGCGCGTCTCTTCGCTGGTTATCGCGATGGTAATTGGCTACCTGCTGGCCTGGGCGATGGGAATGCTGCCGGAAACGGCTAAAGTGGATAACGAGCTTATCATGGTGCCAACGCCGCTTTACTACGGCCTCGGCATAGACTGGACGCTGCTGATCCCGCTGATGCTGGTCTTTATGATCACCTCTCTGGAAACCATCGGCGACATTACGGCAACCTCTGATGTCTCTGAGCAGCCGGTAACGGGCCCAGTGTACATGAAGCGCCTGAAGGGCGGCGTGCTGGCTAACGGGCTGAACTCCATGCTGTCTGCGGTCTTCAACACCTTCCCGAACTCCTGCTTCGGCCAGAACAACGGCGTTATTCAGCTGACTGGCGTTGCCAGCCGCTATGTGGGTTACGTAGTTTCCATCATGCTGGTACTGCTCGGCCTGTTCCCGTTTGTCAGTCAGTTTGTACTGAGCATTCCGGAGCCGGTTCTGGGCGGCGCAACGATCGTGATGTTCGGCACCATTGCCGCATCGGGCGTTCGCATCGTTTCTCGCGAAAAGCTAAACCGCCGCGCCATCATGATTATGGCGCTGTCACTGGCAGTCGGCCTTGGCGTATCTCAGCAGCCGCAGATCCTGCAGTTTGCTCCCGAGTGGCTGAAAACCCTACTCTCCTCCGGTATCGCAGCGGGTGGCATTACGGCCATCGTGCTGAATCTGGTGTTTCCGCACGAGAAATAA
- a CDS encoding aspartate dehydrogenase, with protein sequence MKKIMLIGFGGMAHEVMARLPQGVSIGWIVAREGHHAAIADINGGAVKALLHPSECSERPDLVLECASQQAVREYAETVLNRGWDLAIASTGALADAQLLETLRSAARAHRATLTILSGAVAGMDGLAAAREGGLESVTYVSNKSPASWCGSPAEKMVDLDNVTEATVFFEGSAREAARTFPANANVAATIALMGIGMDNTRVQLRVDPHTTRNTHRIQAVGAFGEFHIELNGNTLASNPKTSMLAALSAVEACRRLVDDGLSA encoded by the coding sequence ATGAAAAAAATAATGCTCATTGGTTTTGGCGGCATGGCGCATGAGGTGATGGCCCGTTTGCCGCAGGGGGTGTCCATTGGCTGGATTGTCGCCCGGGAAGGCCACCACGCGGCGATTGCCGACATAAACGGCGGTGCCGTAAAGGCGCTTTTACATCCTTCTGAGTGCAGTGAACGCCCGGATTTGGTGCTGGAGTGCGCCAGCCAGCAGGCGGTGAGGGAATATGCAGAAACCGTTCTGAACCGGGGCTGGGATCTGGCAATCGCTTCCACTGGTGCGCTGGCGGATGCGCAGCTGCTTGAAACGCTGCGCAGCGCTGCTCGCGCCCATCGCGCAACCTTAACGATTTTATCCGGCGCGGTAGCGGGCATGGACGGGCTGGCGGCGGCGCGGGAAGGTGGGCTAGAAAGCGTTACCTACGTGTCCAATAAGAGCCCCGCCAGCTGGTGCGGAAGTCCGGCAGAAAAGATGGTCGATTTAGACAATGTCACTGAAGCAACAGTGTTTTTTGAAGGCTCGGCGCGCGAGGCTGCGAGGACGTTTCCTGCCAATGCGAATGTGGCCGCGACGATTGCTTTAATGGGGATTGGCATGGACAACACTCGAGTGCAGCTGCGGGTCGATCCCCATACTACGCGCAATACTCACCGCATTCAGGCCGTAGGAGCGTTTGGTGAGTTTCATATTGAGCTTAACGGCAATACGCTTGCTAGCAATCCGAAGACGTCCATGCTGGCAGCGCTTAGCGCGGTAGAAGCCTGTCGCAGGCTGGTGGACGACGGACTTTCGGCATAA
- a CDS encoding Fic family protein, with translation MMKIKLPPVYDLSILAESMSDVSSSFHRPVDDKGRYLHWDDFRRYVPKDVDPHVAWVWTKMAREALQNGLPFHSIKSELASIAVTTFVQQSCSIVDRLTSQAALDELAGGESASLYLFNGLMEEESISSSQLEGAATTTSVAKEMLQTARKPRDEGERMILGNYRMMSAVWEHRDELLTPDLIRQFHRIGVEGIDDEKYFPGMFRENNNVSVVDPFGEVIHQPPSFDVLPQKIEELCQWANVRHEEDASLNYLHPLVKAGVLHFLIGYYHPFNDGNGRTARAVFYWYMLKCGYAAFRYISISRLLKKSPTAYAKAYLFTETDGFDLTYFVSYQCEIVSRAVKDFHAHIVDSVYQQRTLFETMWNSGLMKKLNQRQQILATIAIRNQGKVFSVKEVMENLSVSNNTARSDLRHLAALGLVRPLVEGKETFYQSPKTMKDVKKLIERH, from the coding sequence ATGATGAAGATAAAGTTACCTCCGGTCTATGATCTATCGATTCTTGCTGAGTCAATGAGCGATGTATCATCGTCTTTTCATCGTCCCGTTGATGATAAAGGACGCTATCTTCACTGGGATGATTTTCGCCGCTATGTGCCAAAAGACGTGGATCCTCACGTTGCTTGGGTATGGACAAAAATGGCCAGAGAAGCTTTGCAAAACGGCCTACCGTTTCATTCTATAAAGAGTGAGCTGGCTTCCATCGCAGTAACGACATTTGTACAGCAAAGCTGCTCTATTGTTGATCGTTTGACGTCTCAAGCGGCGCTAGACGAGTTGGCTGGGGGGGAGAGTGCATCTCTCTATTTGTTTAATGGGCTTATGGAAGAGGAATCCATTTCCTCTAGCCAGTTAGAAGGTGCCGCCACAACAACATCGGTCGCAAAAGAGATGCTCCAAACGGCCAGAAAACCGCGGGATGAAGGCGAGCGTATGATCCTCGGCAACTACCGTATGATGTCGGCGGTATGGGAACACCGGGATGAGTTATTGACCCCCGATTTGATTCGCCAGTTTCACCGCATTGGCGTTGAGGGGATTGACGATGAAAAATATTTTCCCGGTATGTTTAGAGAAAATAATAACGTCTCTGTCGTCGATCCGTTTGGTGAGGTAATTCATCAGCCGCCAAGTTTTGACGTACTGCCTCAAAAAATAGAGGAACTTTGTCAATGGGCAAACGTTCGCCACGAGGAGGACGCATCGCTTAACTATTTGCATCCACTGGTTAAAGCTGGCGTTCTTCATTTCTTGATCGGGTATTACCACCCTTTCAATGATGGCAACGGTCGAACGGCAAGAGCGGTATTTTATTGGTATATGCTGAAATGTGGTTATGCAGCTTTTCGCTATATATCCATCAGTCGTTTATTGAAAAAATCGCCAACGGCCTATGCTAAAGCCTATCTTTTTACTGAAACAGACGGATTCGATTTAACTTACTTTGTTAGCTATCAGTGTGAAATCGTTTCAAGAGCCGTGAAAGACTTTCATGCACATATCGTTGATTCGGTATACCAGCAAAGGACGCTGTTTGAGACGATGTGGAATAGCGGCTTGATGAAAAAGCTCAATCAGCGGCAGCAAATATTGGCGACAATAGCAATAAGAAATCAGGGGAAAGTCTTCTCGGTAAAAGAGGTGATGGAAAATCTGTCTGTCTCGAATAATACTGCGCGTTCCGATCTTCGGCATTTAGCCGCACTAGGTTTGGTTAGGCCTTTAGTTGAAGGGAAAGAAACTTTTTATCAGTCACCCAAAACAATGAAAGACGTAAAAAAGCTCATTGAGCGTCATTAA
- the trmH gene encoding tRNA (guanosine(18)-2'-O)-methyltransferase TrmH produces MSPERYARIRHMLTTRQTDLTVCLEQVHKPHNVSAIIRTADAVGVHEVHAVWPHERMRTQVASAAGSNSWVKVKTHPDIQNAVSHLKQQGMQILATNLSDSAVDFRDIDYTRPTCILLGQEKSGITKEALALADRDIIIPMIGMVQSLNVSVASALILYEAQRQRQNAGMYQREGSTLSAEEQRRFLFEGGYPVLANVAKRKGLPRPHIDENGEIVADDAWWAAMQALKPKSRKG; encoded by the coding sequence ATGTCTCCTGAACGCTATGCGCGGATCCGCCACATGCTGACCACTCGGCAGACCGACCTTACGGTCTGCCTTGAGCAGGTTCACAAGCCCCACAACGTGTCAGCCATTATCCGCACTGCTGACGCCGTAGGCGTTCATGAAGTGCACGCCGTTTGGCCTCATGAGCGCATGCGCACGCAGGTTGCCAGCGCAGCGGGCAGCAACAGTTGGGTAAAGGTCAAGACTCACCCTGATATCCAAAATGCGGTCAGCCATCTCAAGCAGCAGGGAATGCAGATCTTGGCGACGAACCTGTCTGACAGCGCTGTCGACTTTCGCGATATCGACTATACCCGCCCAACCTGTATCCTGCTGGGTCAGGAAAAAAGCGGCATCACTAAAGAAGCGCTGGCGCTGGCAGATCGGGACATCATAATTCCGATGATCGGTATGGTGCAGTCTCTCAACGTCTCGGTCGCTTCAGCACTTATTCTGTATGAAGCTCAGCGCCAGCGGCAAAACGCCGGCATGTATCAGCGGGAAGGCAGCACCTTGAGTGCCGAAGAACAGCGGCGCTTTCTGTTTGAGGGCGGCTATCCGGTGCTGGCCAACGTTGCCAAGCGTAAAGGTCTGCCTCGGCCACACATCGATGAAAACGGCGAAATCGTCGCTGACGACGCCTGGTGGGCCGCTATGCAGGCGCTTAAGCCCAAGAGCAGAAAGGGCTAG